From a region of the Myroides sp. JBRI-B21084 genome:
- a CDS encoding VOC family protein: MENVKFNPVGWFEIYVENMDRAAKFYEDVLGYKVEQLPMPDAHELEMRAFPSDMMNPGAAGALVKMEGMKGGSGGTLIYFGTEDCGVAEAKVEAAGGKVCQPKMSIGDYGFCSIVSDTEGNTIGLHSMI; this comes from the coding sequence ATGGAAAATGTAAAATTTAATCCTGTTGGTTGGTTCGAAATTTATGTTGAAAATATGGATCGTGCAGCAAAATTTTATGAAGATGTTTTAGGTTATAAAGTAGAGCAATTACCAATGCCCGATGCTCATGAATTAGAAATGCGTGCTTTTCCAAGTGATATGATGAACCCTGGAGCAGCAGGTGCATTAGTAAAAATGGAAGGTATGAAAGGCGGTTCAGGCGGTACGTTGATTTATTTTGGAACCGAAGATTGCGGTGTTGCCGAAGCTAAGGTTGAAGCTGCTGGAGGAAAGGTTTGTCAACCTAAAATGTCGATTGGCGATTATGGTTTCTGCTCAATTGTTAGTGATACTGAAGGAAATACAATAGGTTTGCATTCAATGATATAG